One genomic window of Luteitalea pratensis includes the following:
- a CDS encoding Gfo/Idh/MocA family protein, with amino-acid sequence MADQHSGTGLSRREFASRLGVTAAVVAAGGHFLPSTAMGATRIQGANDKVVTASIGIRGQGNGLKRGFAKLKNVEIKTIADIDLNLEAERVNDKALADVPTFKPTFVQDFRRVLDDKDIDAVVIATPNHWHALMTVMALQAGKHVYVEKPSNYTIWEGRQEVEAQKKFGKIVQVGTMNRSRPAVRQAMQFLKDGGIGKVYMARGLCFKARPPIGKYPDGPLPAGQTYKLNTDARPEPAWDAAYLSKVDYDLWLGPAAKTPFNVNRFHYNWHWNWSYGNGDTGNQGPHQFDIARWGLGKMEHPAKVSSFGGYFGPESAQETPNVQTSLFEYADGTVLEFGTRGESTNDEGTVKIGNLFYGTDGWMWVDGDGRKWQSYKGRSKDEKGPGSEAPPGSGGSDPNVLFSIESPHYQNFVDAIRANNPKLLTCDIMEGHLSSALPHLANIAYRTGRQLQFDGKSETFVNDKDADKYLTREYRKGWELKPLARTE; translated from the coding sequence GTGGCAGATCAACACTCAGGCACAGGGTTGTCGCGGCGCGAGTTTGCGTCCCGGCTCGGCGTGACCGCTGCGGTGGTGGCCGCTGGCGGCCACTTCCTTCCGTCGACGGCGATGGGCGCGACGCGCATTCAGGGCGCCAATGACAAGGTCGTGACCGCGAGCATCGGCATCCGCGGCCAGGGCAACGGCCTCAAGCGCGGCTTCGCCAAGCTGAAGAACGTCGAGATCAAGACGATTGCCGACATCGATCTCAATCTCGAGGCCGAGCGTGTCAACGACAAGGCGCTCGCCGACGTCCCGACGTTCAAGCCGACCTTCGTGCAGGATTTCCGCCGTGTCCTCGACGACAAGGACATCGACGCCGTCGTCATCGCCACGCCGAACCACTGGCACGCGCTCATGACCGTGATGGCGCTGCAGGCCGGCAAGCACGTGTACGTGGAGAAGCCCTCCAACTACACGATCTGGGAAGGGCGCCAGGAGGTCGAGGCGCAGAAGAAGTTCGGCAAGATCGTCCAGGTCGGCACGATGAACCGCAGCCGCCCGGCCGTCCGCCAGGCGATGCAGTTCCTCAAGGACGGCGGCATCGGCAAGGTCTACATGGCCCGCGGCCTGTGCTTCAAGGCGCGTCCGCCCATCGGCAAGTATCCCGATGGCCCGCTTCCCGCCGGCCAGACCTACAAGCTGAATACCGACGCCCGCCCTGAGCCAGCCTGGGACGCCGCCTACCTGTCGAAGGTGGATTACGACCTGTGGCTCGGTCCGGCCGCGAAGACGCCGTTCAACGTCAACCGCTTCCACTACAACTGGCACTGGAACTGGTCCTACGGCAACGGCGACACCGGTAACCAGGGCCCGCACCAGTTCGACATCGCACGCTGGGGTCTCGGCAAGATGGAGCACCCGGCCAAGGTCAGCTCGTTTGGCGGCTACTTCGGTCCCGAGTCGGCTCAGGAGACGCCCAACGTCCAGACGTCGCTCTTCGAGTACGCCGACGGCACGGTGCTGGAGTTCGGCACGCGCGGCGAGTCGACCAACGACGAGGGCACCGTCAAGATCGGCAACCTGTTCTACGGCACCGACGGCTGGATGTGGGTCGATGGCGACGGCCGCAAGTGGCAGTCGTACAAGGGGCGCAGCAAGGACGAGAAGGGTCCCGGATCCGAGGCGCCGCCGGGATCGGGCGGCAGCGACCCGAACGTGCTCTTCAGCATCGAGTCGCCGCACTACCAGAACTTCGTCGACGCCATCCGCGCCAACAACCCGAAGCTCCTGACGTGCGACATCATGGAGGGCCACCTCTCATCGGCCCTGCCGCACCTGGCCAACATCGCGTACCGGACGGGCCGCCAGCTCCAGTTCGACGGCAAGTCCGAGACGTTCGTGAACGACAAGGACGCCGACAAGTACTTGACCCGCGAGTACCGCAAGGGCTGGGAGCTCAAGCCACTCGCGCGCACCGAGTAG
- a CDS encoding DUF2585 domain-containing protein, whose translation MTSPRTVAAVGALMAATGLVLLFMGRVPMCRCGYVSLWHGQVNSSGNSQHLSDWYTFSHVIHGFGFYGLLWLVGRRLPIGVRLALAVLLEGSWEILENTDMVINRYREATIALDYYGDSVLNSLSDIGAMVLGFVLAARLPVWVIVVATIAMELGVGYMIRDNLLLNILMLLYPIEAVRQWQMAPR comes from the coding sequence CTGACCAGTCCGCGCACGGTGGCAGCCGTCGGCGCCCTGATGGCGGCCACCGGACTCGTGCTGCTCTTCATGGGCCGCGTGCCCATGTGCCGGTGCGGGTACGTCTCGCTGTGGCACGGGCAGGTCAACAGTTCGGGCAATTCGCAGCATCTCTCGGACTGGTACACGTTCTCGCACGTGATCCACGGTTTCGGGTTCTACGGGCTGCTGTGGCTGGTCGGCCGGCGGCTGCCTATCGGCGTGCGTCTCGCGCTCGCCGTGCTGCTCGAGGGCAGTTGGGAAATCCTCGAGAACACCGACATGGTGATCAACCGCTATCGCGAGGCGACCATCGCCCTCGACTACTACGGCGATAGCGTCCTGAACTCGCTCAGCGACATCGGCGCCATGGTCCTCGGCTTCGTGCTCGCCGCGCGCCTGCCGGTGTGGGTGATCGTCGTCGCCACGATCGCCATGGAACTGGGCGTCGGCTACATGATTCGCGACAACCTGCTCTTGAACATCCTGATGCTGCTTTACCCCATTGAGGCGGTCAGGCAGTGGCAGATGGCGCCCCGGTGA
- a CDS encoding DEAD/DEAH box helicase, which translates to MPFSHLGLHPSLTRALKDLGFTRPTPIQSDAIGPALAGRDVLACAATGSGKTAAFLLPIVHKLLDKSRGTTRALILTPTRELAAQILEDLDNIAVHTPISGAAVFGGVGMGPQEHAFRRGVDVIVATPGRLLDHFRSPYAKLSGLEFLVLDEADRMLDMGFLPDIKRVLKHLPTRRQTLFFSATMPAPIISLTRELLDNPATINLARQAAPAVGITQAIYPVSQDLKGALLAALLSRGVMTQALVFTRTKHRADRLTAYLERQGVKAARIHGNRSQAQRTLALAGFKSGEYPVLVATDIAARGIDVSELGHVVNFDVPVAAEDYIHRVGRTGRAEATGEAFTFVSREEEAEWNLIEKVVGKRLPRVQLPDFDYTARPDARLEIPIAERIAAIRKRKAEERARAQAKAAARAARPAGSVRGSATGPLTRPGQSRHGTTGQGAGAPPQGQRSSSGPARPSGQGGGQGRPSSDPSHTRPAPAMHARPHGSGRPGGGRPGGGPGGRGPGRRTR; encoded by the coding sequence GTGCCATTCTCACACCTCGGGCTGCATCCCAGCCTCACGCGCGCCCTCAAGGACCTTGGGTTCACGCGTCCGACCCCCATCCAGTCCGATGCCATCGGCCCGGCCCTCGCCGGACGAGACGTGCTTGCCTGCGCAGCCACCGGCAGCGGCAAGACCGCGGCTTTCCTGCTGCCGATCGTCCACAAGCTTCTCGACAAGTCGCGGGGGACGACGCGGGCACTCATCCTGACCCCCACCAGGGAGCTGGCCGCGCAGATCCTCGAAGACCTGGACAACATTGCGGTGCACACGCCGATCAGCGGGGCGGCCGTCTTCGGCGGCGTCGGCATGGGGCCGCAGGAGCATGCCTTCCGCCGCGGCGTCGACGTGATCGTCGCCACGCCCGGCCGGCTGCTGGACCACTTCCGATCGCCCTACGCCAAGCTGTCGGGCCTCGAGTTCCTCGTTCTCGACGAGGCCGATCGCATGCTCGACATGGGCTTCCTGCCCGACATCAAGCGGGTGCTCAAGCACCTGCCCACACGGCGCCAGACCCTGTTCTTCAGCGCCACGATGCCGGCTCCGATCATCAGCCTGACGCGCGAGCTCCTCGACAACCCGGCGACGATCAACCTGGCGCGCCAGGCCGCGCCCGCCGTTGGCATCACCCAGGCGATTTACCCGGTTTCTCAGGACCTGAAGGGTGCGCTGCTCGCGGCGCTGCTGTCGCGCGGCGTAATGACGCAGGCGCTGGTGTTCACGCGGACCAAGCATCGCGCCGATCGCCTGACGGCCTACCTCGAGAGGCAGGGCGTCAAGGCCGCGCGCATCCACGGCAACCGATCGCAGGCGCAGCGCACGCTGGCGCTGGCCGGGTTCAAGAGCGGCGAGTATCCGGTCCTGGTCGCGACCGACATCGCCGCCCGCGGCATCGACGTCTCTGAACTGGGCCATGTCGTGAACTTCGACGTGCCGGTCGCGGCCGAGGACTACATCCACCGTGTCGGCCGCACGGGTCGGGCCGAGGCCACCGGCGAGGCGTTCACGTTCGTCTCGCGCGAGGAAGAAGCCGAGTGGAACCTGATCGAGAAGGTCGTCGGCAAACGGTTGCCGCGCGTCCAGTTGCCCGACTTCGACTACACGGCGCGGCCCGACGCGCGCCTCGAGATCCCGATCGCCGAGCGTATTGCCGCCATCCGCAAGCGCAAGGCCGAGGAGCGGGCTCGCGCCCAGGCCAAAGCCGCGGCCCGGGCAGCACGGCCGGCCGGCAGCGTGCGCGGTAGCGCCACGGGGCCGCTGACCCGGCCTGGTCAGTCACGTCACGGTACGACCGGGCAGGGCGCCGGGGCTCCGCCACAGGGACAGCGCTCGTCGTCCGGGCCAGCGCGTCCGTCAGGGCAGGGCGGTGGACAGGGACGTCCCTCGAGCGATCCGTCACACACACGCCCGGCGCCAGCCATGCACGCCCGGCCGCACGGCAGTGGTCGTCCTGGTGGAGGACGGCCCGGTGGCGGTCCTGGCGGGCGAGGCCCGGGGCGGCGTACGCGCTAG
- a CDS encoding c-type cytochrome has translation MKRIASGAVLAAFIALPALSSAQDVEKGKALYTANKCQQCHAIEGKGNKKYPLDGVGGKLSGDDITKWITAPAEMEAKLAEKPKIHMKAYKLADADLKSLVAYMQSLK, from the coding sequence ATGAAGCGTATTGCGTCCGGAGCGGTCCTCGCCGCGTTCATCGCCCTGCCTGCGCTGTCCAGCGCCCAGGACGTCGAGAAGGGCAAGGCCCTGTACACGGCCAACAAGTGCCAGCAGTGCCACGCGATCGAGGGCAAGGGGAACAAGAAGTACCCACTCGACGGCGTCGGCGGCAAGCTGTCGGGCGACGACATCACCAAGTGGATCACGGCGCCTGCCGAGATGGAAGCCAAGCTCGCCGAGAAGCCCAAGATCCACATGAAGGCCTACAAACTCGCCGACGCGGACCTCAAGTCGCTCGTCGCCTACATGCAGAGCCTGAAGTAG
- a CDS encoding cytochrome C, giving the protein MTEDGRPILPRAFTAHPVAAFGTALTTLSAVLFVLLFIVESIGILENPYLGLLNFVLLPALFVLGLLLIPTGTWLARRRARQGKAPFAWPSLDLRDTRVRGWVLLLAIATVANTLLVTAAGVEAIHYMDSPVFCGQVCHTQMDPHYVQWQRGPAHTKVACAGCHIGTGAQGFVMAKTRGTAQLMQVITGKYPTPVPSPIEYRPPTIQTCGRCHGATRWTGERRRLFTDIGDDQANTPTQTLLTLLVGGTKPDGSASGFHWHASKDVEVDYVATDESRGKIPWVRVKNAKGEVKEFVVDGFDAAKAGGEHRRMDCVDCHNKVAHPFIASAERAVDRAFADGRLDASLPYLRREAVKLLKAEYPTHEQARTAIASALEKFYAGEGAVAGPVDAGRVKAASDLLVDLHGAYVFPAMKVTFGTYTSNAGHTDTDGCFRCHDDEHKAKDGSVIKQDCETCHREEEIAPATQ; this is encoded by the coding sequence TTGACCGAGGACGGCCGGCCCATTCTGCCGCGTGCGTTCACCGCGCATCCGGTGGCCGCCTTTGGCACCGCGCTCACCACGTTGAGCGCGGTGCTCTTCGTGCTGCTCTTCATTGTCGAGAGCATCGGCATCCTCGAGAATCCCTATCTCGGGCTGCTGAATTTCGTCCTGCTGCCGGCGCTGTTCGTGCTGGGCCTGCTGCTCATCCCCACCGGTACCTGGCTCGCGCGTCGTCGTGCGCGCCAGGGCAAGGCGCCCTTCGCGTGGCCCTCGCTCGACCTGCGCGATACCCGTGTCCGCGGCTGGGTGCTGCTCCTGGCCATCGCCACCGTCGCCAACACGCTGCTTGTGACTGCGGCCGGCGTCGAGGCCATCCACTACATGGACTCGCCGGTGTTCTGCGGCCAGGTGTGTCACACCCAGATGGATCCGCATTACGTGCAGTGGCAGCGCGGGCCGGCACACACCAAGGTGGCCTGCGCGGGCTGTCACATCGGTACGGGCGCGCAGGGATTCGTGATGGCCAAGACCCGTGGGACGGCGCAGCTGATGCAGGTGATTACGGGCAAGTATCCGACGCCAGTCCCCTCGCCCATCGAGTACCGTCCGCCGACCATCCAGACCTGCGGCAGGTGCCACGGCGCGACGCGCTGGACCGGCGAACGTCGTCGCCTGTTCACCGACATCGGCGACGACCAGGCGAACACGCCGACGCAGACCTTGTTGACACTCCTGGTGGGTGGCACCAAACCGGACGGGTCTGCCTCCGGATTCCACTGGCACGCCTCCAAGGATGTGGAGGTCGACTACGTGGCGACGGATGAGAGTCGTGGAAAAATCCCCTGGGTCCGCGTAAAAAACGCGAAGGGCGAGGTGAAGGAATTCGTCGTCGACGGCTTCGACGCCGCGAAAGCGGGCGGTGAACATCGCCGGATGGACTGCGTCGATTGCCACAATAAAGTCGCGCATCCTTTCATTGCCAGCGCGGAAAGAGCGGTGGACCGTGCTTTTGCCGACGGTCGCCTCGATGCCAGCTTGCCGTACCTGAGACGTGAGGCCGTGAAGCTGTTGAAGGCCGAGTACCCCACGCATGAGCAGGCGCGCACGGCAATTGCATCAGCGCTCGAGAAGTTCTACGCCGGAGAGGGCGCAGTCGCCGGTCCTGTCGACGCTGGCCGGGTGAAGGCCGCGAGTGACTTACTCGTGGATCTGCACGGCGCGTACGTCTTCCCAGCGATGAAAGTCACGTTCGGCACTTACACCAGTAACGCCGGCCACACCGACACCGACGGCTGCTTCCGGTGTCATGACGACGAGCACAAGGCCAAGGATGGCTCGGTGATCAAGCAGGACTGTGAAACCTGCCACCGGGAAGAGGAAATCGCCCCCGCAACTCAGTAA
- a CDS encoding DmsE family decaheme c-type cytochrome, translated as MRRAANAWTGILAVLTMWAAVTVVSIDAQGGRDQEGVVRPTPRAAPAVPTAPVPPATPAHAALVTGAGKFKAMLANGQPAPGYAGDAVCLECHEDQGGVNKTAHGRIKNPRTPMANSGCESCHGPGQAHVDDDDKGKILRFGNTKVDARTGNETCLSCHTRGPHALWDGSAHDSRNLACASCHSVHAPKSFEAQLKAETQTQLCQSCHQQQAAKMRRASHMPVTEGKMECSSCHNPHGAVNVKLLKVGNWLNESCISCHTEKRGPFLHEHAAVRDNCTSCHDPHGSPHERMLIAKQPMLCQRCHNHSRHPATIYDQVQLNNKSKQMLSRGCVNCHSAIHGSNHPSGVTLLR; from the coding sequence ATGAGGCGAGCAGCGAATGCGTGGACCGGCATCCTTGCCGTGCTCACGATGTGGGCCGCAGTCACCGTCGTGTCGATCGATGCACAGGGCGGCAGGGATCAAGAGGGGGTCGTCCGCCCGACGCCTCGTGCCGCTCCTGCCGTGCCCACTGCGCCCGTGCCACCAGCAACGCCGGCGCATGCGGCGCTGGTGACGGGCGCCGGCAAGTTCAAGGCGATGCTGGCCAACGGCCAACCCGCGCCAGGCTATGCCGGCGACGCCGTCTGCCTCGAGTGCCACGAAGACCAGGGCGGCGTGAACAAGACGGCCCACGGCCGCATCAAGAACCCGCGCACACCGATGGCCAACAGTGGCTGCGAGAGCTGCCACGGGCCCGGCCAGGCCCACGTGGACGACGACGACAAGGGCAAGATCCTGCGCTTCGGCAATACGAAGGTCGATGCGCGGACAGGTAACGAGACGTGCTTGTCCTGCCACACCAGGGGCCCGCACGCGCTCTGGGACGGCAGCGCGCACGACTCGCGCAACCTCGCGTGCGCGTCGTGCCACAGCGTGCACGCCCCGAAATCGTTCGAGGCCCAGTTGAAGGCCGAGACGCAGACACAGCTGTGCCAGTCCTGCCATCAGCAGCAGGCCGCCAAGATGCGCCGTGCCTCGCACATGCCGGTCACCGAAGGCAAGATGGAGTGCTCGTCGTGCCACAACCCGCACGGGGCCGTCAACGTCAAGCTGCTCAAGGTGGGCAACTGGCTGAACGAGTCGTGCATCAGCTGCCACACGGAGAAGCGTGGGCCGTTCCTGCACGAGCACGCGGCGGTACGCGACAACTGCACGAGTTGCCACGACCCGCACGGCTCGCCGCATGAACGCATGCTCATCGCCAAGCAGCCGATGCTGTGCCAGCGATGCCACAACCACTCGCGGCATCCGGCAACGATTTACGACCAGGTGCAGTTGAACAATAAGAGCAAACAGATGCTGTCGCGCGGCTGCGTCAATTGCCACTCCGCCATCCACGGAAGTAACCACCCGTCCGGCGTCACGCTGCTTCGCTAG
- a CDS encoding MtrB/PioB family outer membrane beta-barrel protein, which produces MTTRTLAVGLFGVLLSATPLLAQTPATPAAPAPAQPPAAPAKPAVPAAAADEPTGAPLDVNLRSVDFGVRITDVSGDEARYNRYHDKRTGPVVEGFRYTSENQDRLWRAEADNVGYRDQRYSAEYEQFGGFKGWFEYNQIPYEQDYSTRTPYTVVNDTTVTVDDALQSSIQNGTATLNPAVDAYAMPFELRSKRDITRIGGQFQAGKNVDLNLAFTSTGREGYQPLGISLGFASNYEAPAPIQTRNNELAANAEWSNGKALVRAGYDGSFFDSSAESLAWDNPLRITDTPTLTGTGRMARWPSSTMHTISATGSVALPARSRLTGYVGQSMLASDVDILPWTINTAIAQPPLPRTSVDGDIDVTTVMFRFNTRPLKSLWLSAAYRSYDLNNKTPEFQYNQKVNYDTSLVSLPDGESSHPYSFNRSTVELDSSFTPFRNGAFKLGFVREEIDRTHRIYDTTEENSWRLAYDWTSNPFVTVRAGYLRQERRGKGFHPEILEHYGEQPGLRHADLSDRDRDVAQFVVTFLPTTDLSVNVNAAVGNDERPDVEFGLRSQDWDSFGFGVDYSPTDKYNMGASYLYETFGSFEASRTANPPPDATFTDARRNWDDTIDEKVHTFNLYFEVPKIGDKLDLGVTYDYTKSDNTYTYGVPADSTLTPPVNLPDAFTKWTQARVNSAYWLRRNLSLGLTYIYDQFEVNDWALGSQTLDRLAHSNTFLLMNYGWDPYTAHTVVLKATYLW; this is translated from the coding sequence ATGACGACACGCACACTTGCCGTCGGCCTGTTCGGCGTCCTGCTTTCGGCGACGCCGCTCCTGGCCCAGACTCCCGCTACGCCGGCTGCGCCGGCCCCCGCGCAGCCACCCGCTGCGCCCGCCAAGCCCGCCGTGCCGGCTGCGGCTGCCGATGAGCCGACCGGCGCGCCGCTCGACGTCAACCTGCGGTCGGTGGACTTCGGCGTCCGCATCACCGACGTCAGCGGCGACGAGGCCCGCTACAACCGGTACCACGACAAGCGGACCGGGCCGGTCGTGGAAGGATTCCGCTACACCAGCGAGAACCAGGATCGCCTGTGGCGCGCCGAGGCCGACAACGTTGGCTATCGCGACCAGCGATACTCGGCAGAGTACGAGCAGTTCGGCGGTTTCAAGGGCTGGTTCGAGTACAACCAGATTCCCTACGAGCAGGACTACTCGACACGCACCCCCTACACCGTCGTCAACGACACGACGGTCACGGTCGATGATGCGCTGCAGTCGTCGATTCAGAACGGGACGGCGACGCTGAATCCGGCCGTCGACGCGTACGCGATGCCGTTCGAGTTGCGCTCGAAACGGGACATCACCAGGATCGGCGGCCAGTTCCAGGCCGGCAAGAACGTCGACCTCAACCTCGCGTTCACATCGACGGGCCGCGAGGGCTATCAGCCCCTCGGCATCAGCCTGGGGTTCGCCTCGAACTACGAGGCCCCGGCGCCAATCCAGACGCGCAACAACGAACTGGCGGCCAACGCCGAGTGGTCCAACGGCAAGGCGTTGGTCCGCGCCGGGTACGACGGCTCGTTTTTTGACAGCTCGGCGGAGTCCCTGGCCTGGGACAACCCATTGCGAATCACCGACACGCCCACGCTGACCGGGACGGGGCGGATGGCGCGCTGGCCGTCGAGCACGATGCACACGATCTCGGCGACAGGCTCGGTGGCGCTCCCGGCTCGGAGCCGTCTCACCGGCTACGTCGGTCAGTCGATGCTGGCGAGCGACGTGGATATCCTGCCCTGGACCATCAACACGGCCATCGCCCAGCCGCCCCTGCCGCGGACGTCGGTGGACGGCGACATCGACGTCACGACGGTGATGTTCCGGTTCAACACCCGACCGTTGAAGTCGCTGTGGCTGTCGGCGGCCTACCGCTCGTACGATCTCAACAACAAGACGCCGGAGTTCCAGTACAACCAGAAGGTGAACTACGACACGTCGCTGGTGAGCTTGCCCGACGGAGAGTCGTCGCACCCCTACTCATTCAACCGGTCCACCGTGGAACTCGACTCGTCGTTCACGCCGTTCCGCAACGGTGCGTTCAAGCTTGGCTTCGTGCGGGAAGAGATCGATCGCACGCACCGCATCTACGACACCACGGAGGAGAACTCGTGGCGTCTGGCGTACGACTGGACGTCCAATCCCTTCGTCACCGTGCGCGCCGGCTACCTCCGGCAGGAGCGGCGAGGCAAGGGCTTCCATCCCGAGATTCTCGAGCATTACGGCGAGCAGCCGGGGTTGCGGCACGCCGACCTCAGCGACCGGGATCGCGACGTCGCCCAGTTCGTCGTCACGTTCTTGCCGACGACGGATCTGTCGGTCAATGTCAACGCGGCGGTGGGCAACGACGAACGGCCCGACGTCGAGTTCGGTCTACGCAGCCAGGACTGGGACAGCTTCGGCTTCGGTGTCGACTACTCGCCGACTGACAAATACAACATGGGCGCGAGCTACCTCTACGAGACCTTTGGCTCGTTCGAGGCCAGCCGCACTGCGAACCCGCCGCCGGACGCGACCTTCACCGACGCGCGTCGCAACTGGGACGACACCATCGACGAGAAGGTGCACACCTTCAACCTGTACTTCGAGGTGCCGAAGATCGGCGACAAGCTCGATTTGGGCGTGACTTACGACTACACCAAGTCGGACAACACGTACACCTACGGCGTGCCTGCCGACAGCACGCTCACGCCGCCCGTGAACCTCCCGGACGCGTTCACAAAGTGGACGCAGGCCCGTGTGAATTCGGCCTATTGGCTGCGGCGCAACCTCTCGCTGGGCCTGACCTACATCTACGACCAGTTCGAAGTGAACGATTGGGCGCTCGGATCGCAGACGCTCGACCGCCTCGCGCACAGCAACACGTTCCTGCTGATGAACTACGGGTGGGATCCGTACACGGCCCACACCGTCGTGCTCAAGGCAACGTATCTCTGGTAG